In Alkalihalobacillus sp. AL-G, the genomic stretch AAACTGATTGGACACGGAAAAGATGGAGATATAACAATTAAGTATTTTTTAAATGTTAATTCCCAGTCCCGCTTATATGCTTTGTTTGACATCGCAAATGCGAAAGACATGGAAGGCCTTAACGTTTTTATTAATGGTAAGGAAGCAGATGAATATATTACTAGCCATTTTATAGGAATTTTAGAGCTCGGGAAGTTCAACAATGAACAAGTAGTTATAGAACTTCATTTTGATGAAGAAGTAGTTGAATTTGCAAGTGATGAATTATTTTATCGGATCAACACAAAGAACTTTTCTAAGTATGTAAATCAGATTGATCGAGATGCATTTACGATCACAGAATTAAAAGGAAATAAGATGAAGGCTCATATCACTATCAATGAGGAAGATCAATTATTATTTCTATCCATTCCATGGGACGAGGGCTGGAGAATTTCGATCGATGGAGAAAAGGTGAAACCCATAAAGGTGTTGGGGGCTTTTATGGGAATTCCGTTGGAAAAAGGCAAGTATGAATTACAAATGACGTTTATACCGAAAGGGTTTCTGGCAGGTAGTTTCATTACATGTATAAGTCTTTTGATATTTTCTGTAATTATATTAAGAGAACGAAAGAAACGAAGAGAGGTGAAGGTAATTGACCATGATGAAGAAGTCGCATCCTAAAATATGTCTTGTCATTCCTGTATTCAACGAAGGTAGTCATATTCTGCATTCTTTGAAAAGAATAGAGGAGGAAGTGATAAAGGTAACGTTAAATTATGAGATTATCGTTGTCGATGATGGTTCTACCGATGATACTTGGATGAAACTATCAGAAGATAAGGGTGTTCTACCAAATAACCTGTTTGTAATCAAATTCAGCAGGAATTTTGGCAAGGAAGCGGCGCTTGTGGCTGGATTGGAGCATGCAAATGGTCAGGCGGTCATTATTATGGATGCAGATCTACAGCACCCACCCTCACTGATTTCCGAAATGGTGAATAGATGGAAAGATGAGGACATAGGTATTGTCGAGTGTGTAAAAAGAGAAAGAGGGAAGGAAAATCTCCGGTATCGACTTGGAACGAAACTATTTTATTGGATAGTAAGGAGAATGACGGGGTACGATCTTAAGGGTGCTTCGGACTATAAGTTGCTTGACCAAAAGGTTGTACATGCTTGGAAGCAGATGCCTGAACGTGACACGTTTTTCCGTGGAATGACCGCTTGGTTAGGCTTTAAAAAGGTGCAGTACGAGTTTAATGTATCACCACGTGTGAATGGGGAGCCGAAATGGAGCACCCCGAAATTGATCAAGTTAGCCTTGAATGCTGTTGTATCCTTTACTTCCTTACCTTTAAGGTTTGTCAGTATCTTAGGCTTTCTATTCTTTATTGCTGCAATCTTTTTAGGAATTCACACACTTTACCAAAAGTTCAATGGGAATGCTCTGACGGGTTTTACTACCGTCATCCTTTTACAGCTTATTATCGGCAGTGTCTTCATGATCAGCTTAGGGGTCATAGGGGAGTACATATCAGCGATTTATAAAGAGGTAAAAGGCAGACCAAGATACTTGATTGAAAATACGGTGGTATCTGAAGTCGTTACTTATGAGAAAGAGGCAGAAGATCTGAATGCAGAATTTGTTAAAGTATAAAAAGCTTGATTACCAAAAGATAATCTCGTATGGAGTAATTGGTGTAATCGGGACGATTGTGCATTTCTCTACCTTGATTTTATTGGTAGAACTATTCGGAGTAGATCCCGTAATCGGTTCACTGGCAGGTTTTATATTAACCGTAATTTTATCCTTTCTATTAAATAAAACATACACCTTTAAAGTTCGAAACAGGAACAATATGATTTTATTTATCAAATACGGGGTTGTATCCGTAGTTGGTTTTGTCATGAATTATTTGATTATGTATTTGACAGTGGACATTTATTCACTACACTATGCTATTGGTCAAGCGATGGTAGTAATCTGTATCCCGATTACGAATTTCCTCCTAAACAATTATTGGACTTTTCAACAACAATAGATTCTGTTTGTAAGAAAGCACCTCTTGAACGGAACTTAGTCCGTCCAGAGGTGCTTTTCATCAATTACTATACTTTTTTAATTGTTCGGCAATCGTTTTAATGTTCCATTTCATCATATCGATATATGTTTCGCCTTCTTGACCAGGTTTGCCGAGCGAGTCTGTATAGAGTTCTCCGCCGATCGGTACACCGGTTTCACGAGAAACGGTTTCCATACTACGCGGATCGATACTCGTTTCTACGAAGAGGACATCGATATTCTTTTCATTGATTAAATCAATGACCTGTCTTATTTGATCTGGAGCTCCTTGGTTCTCAGCATTGATCTCCCAAATGTATCCCGCTTTTATATGATAGGCATCGCTAAAATATTTGAAGGCTCCTTCACTTGTCACTAAATAACGTTCCTCTTCAGGTATATCATTAAATGCCTGCTTAGCCTTTTCGTGCAAACTTTCCAACTCGATAATATATTTCTCTGCATTTTCCTCATAAACCGCTTTGTTGTCTGGGTCGACTTGAATCAAGGCATCCCGGGCATTTTTTGTATATTTGATGCCGTTTGCGATGTTCAACCAGGCGTGCGGGTCCTCCTGACCTTCGTTGCCTTCCGTCGTTAAGTACTTGGGCTCAACCCCTTCACTTAATCGGAAAACAGGTGCATCTTCACCAGTTTTACCAGTCGTTCCGAGTAGCTTTTCAAACCAGGAGTTACCAGCCTCCAAATTGAGGCCGTTGTAAAAAACAACATCAGCGTCAGCTGTTTTCTTTACATCTTCAGGTAATGGGTCGAATTCGTGCGGGTTTGCGCCAATCGGTACCATACTGTGTACTTCGACCAGGTCTCCGCCGACATTTTTTACAATGTCATAAAGTATCGAGTAGGTCGTGACGACTTCAACTTTACCTGTATTGTTACCTGTTACGTCCTTCCCGCTGCAGCCAACGAGCATGAACCCAAATAACACACCAATAAATACTGTATAAAGCATTTTAATCATATGTCGAAACTCCTTTCCTTAGCCTGTAACAGCTGTATTTTTTCGGGATTTTAAAAATCTCCGTATAAATCCGTGTTTCGGTGAAAAAAAGAACACGGCTATAAACAATAATGTTGAAACGAGTACGATCGCAGCACCCGAAGATAAATTGTACGTGAAGCTGAAATATAGTCCGATTACTGCAGCTACGGCTCCAAGGACCGCAGCTAAGTAGATCATGACCCACAGCCGATCGGTCAACAAATATGCGGTAGCAGCAGGGGTGATCAGCATTGCCACAACAAGCACAATCCCGACTGTTTGGAGTGATGCAACCGTAACCATCGTTAACATCGTCATTAGTAAGTAATGAATGATTTTCGTTGATAAACCGTAGGCTGATGCCATCGTCGGATCGAATGATGTCACCAATAACTCTTTGTAAAATAAGTAAACAGCAGCTATTACAAGTAGTCCGATGGCGAGCGTCACCCACATATCTGATGGACGAACGGCGAGCACATTACCGAACAAGATATGGTAAAGGTCCGTACTGCTTTTCATAAACGTGATTAAAATAATTCCAGCGGCGAATGCGGCGGTGAACATGATCCCGATTGCCGTATCATTTTTCAAGCGGCTGTTTTGGCTGACGAACCCGATGCCGATCGCCGTAAGAACACCCGTTGCGACAGCACCGAAAAAGAAGTTGATCCCCAGCATGTAGGAGATGGCAACCCCAGGTAAAACAGCGTGTGAAATCGCGTCGCCCATTAATGCCATTCCTCTTAAAATGATGAAGCAGCCGATGACACCACAGATGATTCCCACCATAACCGACGTGATCAAGGCTTTTTGCAGAAACTCATATTGAATGATTGCATCGATGAAGCTCATAGTTGATTCACCTCTAATTCATTCATGAACGCAAGTGGATTACCGTA encodes the following:
- a CDS encoding GtrA family protein; protein product: MQNLLKYKKLDYQKIISYGVIGVIGTIVHFSTLILLVELFGVDPVIGSLAGFILTVILSFLLNKTYTFKVRNRNNMILFIKYGVVSVVGFVMNYLIMYLTVDIYSLHYAIGQAMVVICIPITNFLLNNYWTFQQQ
- a CDS encoding metal ABC transporter permease encodes the protein MSFIDAIIQYEFLQKALITSVMVGIICGVIGCFIILRGMALMGDAISHAVLPGVAISYMLGINFFFGAVATGVLTAIGIGFVSQNSRLKNDTAIGIMFTAAFAAGIILITFMKSSTDLYHILFGNVLAVRPSDMWVTLAIGLLVIAAVYLFYKELLVTSFDPTMASAYGLSTKIIHYLLMTMLTMVTVASLQTVGIVLVVAMLITPAATAYLLTDRLWVMIYLAAVLGAVAAVIGLYFSFTYNLSSGAAIVLVSTLLFIAVFFFSPKHGFIRRFLKSRKNTAVTG
- a CDS encoding glycosyltransferase family 2 protein; translated protein: MMKKSHPKICLVIPVFNEGSHILHSLKRIEEEVIKVTLNYEIIVVDDGSTDDTWMKLSEDKGVLPNNLFVIKFSRNFGKEAALVAGLEHANGQAVIIMDADLQHPPSLISEMVNRWKDEDIGIVECVKRERGKENLRYRLGTKLFYWIVRRMTGYDLKGASDYKLLDQKVVHAWKQMPERDTFFRGMTAWLGFKKVQYEFNVSPRVNGEPKWSTPKLIKLALNAVVSFTSLPLRFVSILGFLFFIAAIFLGIHTLYQKFNGNALTGFTTVILLQLIIGSVFMISLGVIGEYISAIYKEVKGRPRYLIENTVVSEVVTYEKEAEDLNAEFVKV
- a CDS encoding metal ABC transporter solute-binding protein, Zn/Mn family encodes the protein MLVGCSGKDVTGNNTGKVEVVTTYSILYDIVKNVGGDLVEVHSMVPIGANPHEFDPLPEDVKKTADADVVFYNGLNLEAGNSWFEKLLGTTGKTGEDAPVFRLSEGVEPKYLTTEGNEGQEDPHAWLNIANGIKYTKNARDALIQVDPDNKAVYEENAEKYIIELESLHEKAKQAFNDIPEEERYLVTSEGAFKYFSDAYHIKAGYIWEINAENQGAPDQIRQVIDLINEKNIDVLFVETSIDPRSMETVSRETGVPIGGELYTDSLGKPGQEGETYIDMMKWNIKTIAEQLKKYSN